The following proteins are co-located in the Dehalococcoides mccartyi 195 genome:
- a CDS encoding DNA alkylation repair protein, which produces MSDTNIRIEYNTLINRLKSLANADNVAGMARFGISSANTLGVSVKDIRPLAKSAGHNHALALLLWDSGIHEARIMASLIAESKKVSQEEMESWVKDLDSWDICDLCCNNLWSKTPFAYEQALAWTYRREEYVKRAGFVLLTALAVHDKKAADEKFISFFPRLLAEASDERNYVKKAVNWALRQIGKRNLSLNQAAITLGQEILDLNTRSARFIATDALRELKSPQVQKRLAIKQGKQPHR; this is translated from the coding sequence TTGTCAGACACAAACATCCGGATAGAATACAACACACTCATAAACCGGCTTAAATCACTGGCCAATGCGGATAATGTGGCTGGTATGGCCCGCTTCGGTATATCCAGCGCCAATACCCTGGGAGTGAGCGTAAAAGATATCCGCCCGCTTGCCAAATCCGCCGGGCATAATCATGCCCTGGCACTTTTACTCTGGGATTCGGGTATTCATGAAGCCCGTATAATGGCCAGCCTGATTGCTGAAAGCAAAAAGGTCAGCCAAGAGGAGATGGAAAGCTGGGTCAAAGACCTGGATTCATGGGATATCTGTGACCTGTGCTGCAACAACCTTTGGTCAAAAACCCCATTTGCTTACGAACAGGCCTTAGCCTGGACCTACCGCCGGGAGGAATACGTCAAACGGGCGGGTTTTGTATTACTTACCGCTTTGGCAGTCCATGATAAAAAAGCGGCGGATGAAAAATTTATCTCCTTTTTCCCCCGCCTGCTGGCAGAAGCATCTGATGAACGCAATTATGTAAAAAAGGCGGTTAACTGGGCACTCCGCCAGATAGGCAAACGCAATCTGAGCTTAAACCAGGCCGCTATAACTCTGGGGCAGGAGATACTGGATTTAAATACCAGAAGCGCCAGATTTATAGCTACAGACGCTTTGCGTGAATTAAAAAGCCCCCAGGTGCAAAAACGTCTGGCAATCAAACAGGGAAAACAGCCTCACCGCTAA
- the recO gene encoding DNA repair protein RecO, protein MTKPHDFKTRAIIVRKTKCGEADRILSLLTPDLGLIQGFAKSVRKTKSKLSGHLELFCYSEVSLARGKAIDTVTGSQTIQSFLNIRSSLQLSAMAFYVCELAFHFSPEESANPAIFQLLLSTLEELDNTTQAELCTKYFEIHLLEMSGYKPELRECANCHQKLLATTNYFSPESGGIICPDCRNTQTGIPISVNAVKVLRYIQENDIPNIYRLKINREILSELELAIRANIRFVLEKEPKALLWLDSLSRANL, encoded by the coding sequence ATGACCAAACCCCATGACTTTAAAACCAGAGCAATTATAGTTCGTAAGACCAAATGCGGGGAAGCTGACCGTATCTTAAGTTTGCTCACCCCGGACCTGGGGCTGATACAGGGTTTTGCTAAAAGCGTCAGAAAAACCAAAAGCAAACTTTCAGGCCACCTGGAGCTTTTTTGTTATTCGGAAGTATCTCTGGCCAGAGGTAAAGCTATAGATACGGTAACCGGCAGCCAGACTATCCAGAGTTTTCTAAACATCCGCAGCAGCCTTCAGCTTTCGGCCATGGCCTTTTATGTCTGTGAGCTGGCTTTTCACTTTTCACCTGAAGAATCTGCCAACCCGGCTATCTTTCAGCTGTTGCTTTCCACCCTGGAGGAACTGGACAATACAACTCAGGCAGAACTATGTACCAAATATTTTGAAATACACCTGCTGGAAATGAGCGGATACAAACCGGAACTGCGTGAGTGTGCCAACTGCCACCAGAAACTGCTGGCTACCACCAATTATTTCAGCCCGGAAAGCGGCGGCATAATCTGCCCTGATTGCCGGAATACCCAAACCGGCATACCTATTTCGGTAAATGCGGTGAAAGTATTGCGCTATATTCAGGAAAATGATATCCCGAACATATACCGTCTGAAAATCAACCGGGAAATATTGTCTGAGCTGGAGCTGGCAATACGTGCCAATATCCGCTTTGTGCTGGAAAAAGAACCCAAAGCCCTGCTCTGGCTGGACAGCCTGAGCAGGGCTAATCTATAA
- a CDS encoding peptide ABC transporter substrate-binding protein, with translation MKKILFAIFSVCLSFSLVLSGCGYAPDDSTMPAGDNVLTLIGEEPYTLDPAKVSDTTSVAYIYQIFSGLIKMGDDLTPVADIAESWEVSPDGLTYTFHLKPNVKFHNGRVVTAADFKYSWERAASPETGSSTALTFLGDIEGVKEMTEGQASSISGVTVVDELTLRVKLVSACSFFLSKLSYVTSFVVDKNNVSSGSDWWKKPVGTGPFMLTELTQGNYIILDRNPDYYDTPAKISSVIFRLQSGQPMDLYEVGGVDVAGVGADYLAKATDPDGIFASDLQVIPQLGFYYFAFVTSKAPFDDPKIRQAFSMAVDKSRIIELVYKGSVSAAEGILPPGIPGYNPDITGLEYDPARALELIAESSYGSVENLPVITLTTSGWGGLITAELEAVIDQWRQNLGVEVVVRQIDNEMFFYDLQAEKDNIYYSGWVADYPHPQDFLAVLFGTGSAYNNGDYSNPEVDALLAEAAATLDTEESMRLYAQAEQILINDAACLSFCFGESYILVKPYVKGYKLNAMGVPVLTGVTIEDH, from the coding sequence ATGAAAAAAATACTGTTTGCCATTTTTTCGGTCTGCCTCAGCTTTAGTTTAGTGCTGAGCGGCTGCGGTTATGCACCGGATGATTCCACTATGCCTGCCGGTGACAATGTGCTAACCTTGATTGGGGAAGAGCCGTATACCCTTGACCCGGCCAAGGTGAGCGATACCACTTCGGTTGCCTATATTTACCAGATATTCAGCGGTCTGATTAAGATGGGAGATGACCTTACCCCGGTTGCGGATATTGCCGAAAGCTGGGAGGTAAGTCCTGACGGGCTTACCTATACTTTTCATTTAAAACCTAACGTGAAATTCCATAACGGCCGGGTTGTCACTGCCGCAGATTTTAAATATTCATGGGAGCGGGCGGCCAGCCCGGAAACCGGCTCCAGTACCGCACTGACATTTCTGGGGGATATTGAAGGCGTAAAAGAAATGACCGAAGGGCAGGCAAGCTCTATCTCCGGCGTTACAGTGGTAGATGAGCTGACTTTAAGGGTAAAGCTGGTATCTGCCTGCAGTTTCTTTCTCTCCAAGCTTTCATATGTGACCTCTTTTGTGGTAGATAAGAATAATGTATCTTCGGGCAGTGACTGGTGGAAAAAACCGGTGGGCACTGGCCCGTTTATGCTTACCGAACTTACTCAGGGAAATTATATTATTCTGGATAGAAACCCTGATTATTATGATACTCCGGCCAAGATTTCAAGCGTTATTTTCCGCTTACAGTCCGGTCAGCCCATGGATTTATACGAAGTAGGAGGAGTAGATGTGGCAGGTGTGGGCGCTGATTATCTGGCCAAAGCTACCGACCCTGACGGCATTTTTGCCTCTGATTTGCAGGTAATACCCCAGCTTGGATTTTATTATTTTGCCTTTGTTACCAGCAAAGCCCCGTTTGATGACCCTAAAATCAGGCAGGCTTTCAGTATGGCGGTGGATAAATCCCGCATTATAGAGCTGGTTTACAAGGGAAGTGTCAGCGCGGCCGAAGGTATCTTACCGCCGGGTATACCCGGCTACAATCCGGATATTACCGGGCTTGAGTATGACCCGGCACGTGCCCTTGAGCTGATTGCCGAATCCTCCTATGGCAGCGTGGAAAATCTGCCTGTTATTACCCTGACAACTTCAGGCTGGGGCGGGCTGATTACGGCGGAACTGGAAGCGGTGATTGACCAGTGGCGGCAGAATCTGGGGGTAGAAGTGGTAGTCCGCCAGATAGATAACGAAATGTTCTTTTATGACCTGCAGGCGGAAAAAGACAATATTTATTACTCCGGCTGGGTAGCTGATTATCCCCACCCGCAGGATTTTCTGGCAGTACTTTTCGGTACTGGGTCTGCTTATAACAACGGAGATTATTCCAATCCCGAAGTAGACGCCTTGCTGGCTGAGGCAGCTGCCACTCTGGACACCGAGGAGAGTATGCGGCTTTATGCCCAGGCGGAGCAAATACTGATAAATGATGCAGCCTGCCTGAGTTTCTGCTTTGGTGAAAGCTATATACTGGTCAAACCCTATGTAAAAGGCTATAAGCTGAATGCAATGGGGGTGCCTGTTCTTACCGGTGTCACTATTGAAGACCACTAG
- a CDS encoding peptidase MA family metallohydrolase has translation MKRHLLALGLMLGMLLGGLFPVSLSAQSSISIDRNNTSITFPSSIGFSITASSTSNITDIRLYYTVERKSFAQIYSEFVLEVTPALSVSASYSWDMRYTGGMPPGARVNYWYRITNEDGDILISPIQTLVYNDTRFDWQSISEGMLEIYWYEGDQAFAEELMESAQAALVRLAADTGAELKDKVTLYIYANSSDLQSAMVFPAEWTGGVAYTDFNVIAIGIASYDIDWGKRAITHELAHKVTGQITSNPYGDLPVWLNEGISMYAEGNLEAVYVNYLIWAINQDKLISVQSLCSPFSANSADAYLSYAESFTLVNYLITNYGSEKFSDLLETFSHGAGYDEALLAVYGFDIQGLNTKWQAALKDGTIEIQPVRAIMLTPGLVVLFTIVGGGSIITAFWLWSSRVASRT, from the coding sequence ATGAAAAGACATCTGTTAGCCCTGGGGCTTATGCTGGGGATGCTGCTTGGCGGGTTATTTCCTGTATCACTCAGTGCCCAAAGCTCCATTAGTATAGACAGAAATAATACAAGTATTACCTTTCCCAGCAGTATCGGCTTCAGTATTACGGCCAGCAGTACCAGCAATATTACTGATATTAGGCTGTATTATACGGTTGAGCGTAAAAGTTTTGCACAAATATACAGTGAATTCGTATTGGAAGTTACCCCGGCTCTTAGCGTAAGTGCATCATACTCATGGGATATGCGCTATACCGGCGGTATGCCGCCCGGAGCCAGAGTTAACTACTGGTACCGGATAACAAATGAGGATGGAGATATTCTCATCAGCCCTATTCAGACCCTGGTGTACAATGATACCCGCTTTGACTGGCAAAGTATTTCTGAGGGCATGCTTGAAATTTACTGGTATGAGGGTGACCAGGCCTTTGCTGAGGAACTAATGGAGTCAGCTCAGGCGGCGCTGGTGCGTCTGGCAGCAGATACCGGTGCCGAACTTAAAGACAAGGTTACGCTCTATATTTATGCCAATTCCTCAGACCTGCAGAGTGCTATGGTCTTTCCGGCTGAATGGACTGGCGGAGTAGCCTATACTGATTTTAATGTGATTGCTATAGGTATAGCATCATACGATATTGACTGGGGTAAAAGGGCTATTACCCATGAGCTGGCCCATAAGGTGACCGGCCAGATTACCTCTAACCCTTACGGGGATTTGCCGGTGTGGCTGAATGAGGGCATTTCTATGTATGCCGAAGGTAATCTGGAAGCTGTATATGTAAATTATCTTATCTGGGCTATAAATCAGGATAAACTTATTTCGGTGCAAAGCCTGTGCAGCCCCTTTTCAGCTAATTCGGCTGATGCATATTTATCTTATGCCGAAAGCTTCACTCTGGTGAATTATCTTATTACTAATTATGGTTCTGAAAAGTTTTCAGATTTGCTGGAAACCTTCAGCCACGGTGCCGGTTATGACGAAGCCTTGCTGGCTGTTTACGGTTTTGATATCCAGGGTTTAAACACCAAGTGGCAGGCTGCTTTAAAAGACGGTACTATTGAAATTCAGCCGGTCAGGGCTATCATGCTGACACCCGGGTTAGTAGTCCTTTTTACCATAGTAGGCGGGGGCAGTATTATAACCGCTTTCTGGTTATGGAGTAGCAGAGTTGCTTCCCGCACCTAG
- the lysS gene encoding lysine--tRNA ligase — translation MPEEYLNAQKMEKLERIKSRGINPYPATFHPSHTSVQAVALLAELEKQENPPKEILRIAGRIMTLRDMGKISFMDIRDGSGKIQVFCRQNDLDEASIELLKDLDLGDFIGAEGSLMRTRTGEPSLAATKISLLSKSLLPLPEKWHGLQDVEKRYRQRYLDLISNADARQTFLTRSQVISAIRSFMSSKGFLEVETPVLQPEAGGALARPFITHHQALDCDFYMRIALELHLKRLIVGGFDRVYEIGRIFRNEGVSTRHNPEFTMMESYQAYADYKDVMDFLEEMVSSVVKEISGGYTVPFGDTTLDFTPPWPRLSMRDAVKQYAGIDFFDFPTKEALAAEMIRRKLKVDPAKDWGKLVDELVGEFVEPRLIQPTFLTDHPVAMSPLAKQKPEDPRLTERFEAICANMEIANAFSELNDPVEQRARFKEQLEKRNQLRTEESESIDEDFLAALAYGMPPTGGLGVGIDRLVMLLTNHDSIREVILFPALKDREDKGEQE, via the coding sequence ATGCCGGAAGAATATCTGAACGCCCAAAAGATGGAAAAACTGGAACGGATAAAGAGCCGGGGTATAAACCCCTATCCAGCCACTTTCCACCCCAGCCATACCAGTGTCCAGGCAGTTGCCTTGCTGGCCGAACTGGAAAAACAGGAGAACCCGCCAAAGGAAATTCTGAGGATTGCCGGGCGGATTATGACCCTGCGCGACATGGGCAAGATTTCTTTCATGGATATACGTGACGGCAGCGGCAAAATACAGGTTTTCTGCCGCCAGAATGACCTTGACGAAGCCAGTATAGAGCTGCTTAAAGATTTGGATTTGGGTGATTTTATAGGTGCGGAGGGAAGCCTTATGCGTACCCGCACCGGTGAACCCAGTCTGGCAGCCACCAAAATAAGCCTGCTTTCCAAATCCCTGCTGCCCCTGCCTGAGAAATGGCACGGCCTGCAGGATGTGGAAAAACGCTACCGCCAGCGTTACCTGGACCTTATTTCCAATGCGGACGCCCGCCAGACCTTCCTTACCCGCAGCCAGGTTATCAGTGCCATCCGCAGCTTTATGAGCAGCAAAGGTTTTCTGGAGGTAGAAACCCCGGTTCTTCAGCCTGAGGCAGGCGGGGCACTCGCCCGCCCCTTTATTACCCATCATCAGGCTTTGGACTGTGATTTTTATATGCGGATAGCTTTGGAACTGCACCTGAAAAGGCTGATTGTGGGCGGCTTTGACCGGGTATATGAGATAGGGCGGATATTCCGCAACGAAGGGGTTTCCACCCGCCACAACCCCGAATTTACCATGATGGAAAGCTACCAGGCTTATGCTGACTATAAAGACGTTATGGATTTCCTTGAGGAAATGGTTTCAAGTGTGGTTAAAGAAATAAGCGGCGGATACACCGTGCCATTCGGGGATACTACACTGGATTTTACCCCTCCCTGGCCCCGCCTGAGCATGCGTGATGCCGTAAAGCAATATGCCGGTATAGATTTCTTTGATTTCCCCACCAAAGAGGCTTTAGCCGCAGAGATGATTCGCCGCAAACTGAAGGTAGACCCCGCCAAAGACTGGGGCAAACTGGTTGATGAGCTGGTGGGTGAATTTGTAGAACCCCGTTTGATTCAACCCACTTTCCTTACTGACCACCCGGTGGCCATGTCCCCGCTTGCCAAACAGAAGCCGGAAGACCCCCGCCTGACAGAGCGGTTTGAAGCCATTTGTGCCAATATGGAAATAGCCAATGCCTTTTCCGAACTGAATGACCCGGTAGAGCAAAGGGCGCGTTTTAAGGAACAGCTGGAAAAGCGCAATCAACTGCGTACGGAAGAGTCCGAAAGTATAGACGAGGACTTTTTGGCCGCTCTGGCATATGGTATGCCGCCCACCGGCGGTCTGGGTGTAGGTATTGACCGTCTGGTAATGCTGCTTACCAACCATGACTCTATCCGTGAGGTTATTTTGTTCCCTGCCCTGAAAGACCGGGAAGACAAGGGCGAACAGGAATAA
- the radC gene encoding RadC family protein, translated as MRDLPLAERPRERLQSLGAGVLSSAELLAVILGRGVAGEPVLQSAQRLLTHFGGPSGIASASVEELLKLKGIGLAKACQLKAAFELAKRAGGIKAEYQPCIKTPEDVFQIIYPLVCDEKKEHFFCLMLDVKSKLIRVGHISAGSLDESVVHPREVFKEALSASAATVILAHNHPSGESEPSPDDIGLSARLREAGGIMGIEVLDHVIIGGQTFTSLKRQGLL; from the coding sequence ATGCGTGATTTGCCGCTGGCCGAAAGACCCAGAGAAAGGCTTCAGTCTTTGGGGGCAGGGGTGCTTTCCTCAGCCGAACTTCTGGCGGTTATTTTGGGGCGGGGAGTAGCGGGTGAACCGGTTTTACAGAGCGCTCAGCGCCTGCTTACCCACTTCGGCGGTCCGTCAGGCATAGCCTCGGCCAGCGTGGAGGAACTTTTAAAACTGAAAGGCATAGGTCTGGCCAAAGCCTGCCAGCTGAAGGCTGCTTTTGAACTGGCTAAACGGGCAGGCGGGATTAAAGCCGAATACCAGCCCTGCATCAAAACCCCGGAAGACGTTTTTCAAATAATATACCCGCTGGTCTGTGACGAAAAAAAGGAACATTTTTTCTGCCTGATGCTGGATGTCAAAAGTAAGCTTATCCGGGTAGGGCATATATCTGCCGGCAGCCTGGATGAGAGTGTGGTGCATCCGCGCGAAGTCTTTAAAGAAGCACTTTCCGCCAGTGCCGCAACCGTAATACTGGCACACAACCATCCCTCCGGGGAAAGTGAACCCTCGCCGGATGATATCGGCCTGTCCGCCCGCCTAAGAGAGGCCGGGGGTATAATGGGGATAGAAGTGCTTGACCATGTAATAATAGGCGGACAAACTTTTACCAGTTTAAAAAGACAGGGGCTTTTATAA
- the serS gene encoding serine--tRNA ligase, producing MLDLKFIRENTELVRKAVAARNTDAPIDEILELDSCRRTLSQELDTLRAKRKIIAKQRDEAAIEEGRVLRGRISELETGLSEVEEKLTDRLLRVPNIPDASVPVGKDESENVVLYYRGEKRNFSFTPKPHWELGEALDIIDFDRGIKLSGSRFYILKGEGARLQRALIAFMLDLHTRKHGYTEIYPPYMIKRECLVASGNLPKFADNLYHDAEEDYWWVPTAEAPLTNLHRDEILSVEQLPIHYVAYTACFRREKMSAGKDVRGIKRLHQFDKVELYKYCKPEDSFDELEKMVADAEEIADALKIPYRLKQLVTADISFGSAKSYDIEMYSPGVDEWLEVSSCSNCTDFQGRRANVRFRRTPEAKPEFVHTLNGSGLALPRVMISVIENYQLPDGSIVVPEVLRPFMGVDAIC from the coding sequence ATGCTTGATTTGAAATTTATAAGAGAAAATACCGAACTAGTACGCAAAGCGGTAGCCGCCCGTAATACCGATGCCCCCATTGATGAGATACTGGAGCTGGATAGTTGCCGCCGCACTCTCAGCCAGGAGCTGGATACCCTTCGCGCCAAACGCAAAATAATAGCCAAGCAGCGGGATGAGGCCGCCATTGAAGAAGGGCGGGTATTACGCGGCAGGATAAGTGAACTTGAGACCGGGCTTTCAGAAGTAGAGGAAAAGCTGACTGACCGCTTGCTCAGGGTACCCAATATCCCGGATGCATCTGTACCTGTGGGCAAAGACGAAAGCGAAAACGTAGTCCTTTATTACCGGGGAGAAAAACGTAATTTCAGCTTTACCCCCAAACCCCACTGGGAACTGGGAGAAGCGCTGGATATTATAGATTTTGACCGGGGTATCAAGCTTTCCGGTTCACGCTTTTATATTTTGAAGGGTGAGGGCGCGCGCCTTCAAAGGGCACTTATTGCCTTTATGCTGGACCTGCACACCCGCAAACACGGCTATACCGAAATCTACCCGCCCTACATGATAAAAAGGGAGTGTCTGGTAGCGTCTGGTAACCTGCCCAAATTTGCTGACAATTTGTACCATGACGCAGAGGAGGACTACTGGTGGGTGCCTACCGCCGAAGCCCCTCTGACTAATTTGCACCGTGACGAAATACTTTCTGTTGAGCAGCTGCCCATTCATTACGTAGCCTACACCGCCTGTTTCCGCCGCGAAAAAATGTCTGCCGGCAAAGATGTACGCGGTATAAAACGGCTGCACCAGTTTGACAAGGTTGAACTGTATAAATACTGCAAACCGGAAGACTCTTTTGACGAACTGGAAAAGATGGTGGCAGATGCTGAAGAAATAGCAGACGCCCTAAAGATACCCTACCGCTTAAAACAGCTGGTTACGGCTGATATCAGTTTCGGTTCAGCCAAGTCTTATGATATTGAAATGTATTCGCCGGGTGTTGACGAGTGGCTGGAAGTTTCTTCCTGTTCTAACTGCACAGATTTTCAGGGCAGGCGGGCTAATGTCCGTTTCCGCCGCACCCCCGAAGCCAAACCCGAATTTGTCCACACCTTAAACGGCTCCGGGCTGGCCCTGCCCAGGGTGATGATATCGGTTATAGAAAACTACCAGCTGCCGGACGGAAGCATTGTTGTTCCCGAAGTACTCCGCCCCTTTATGGGAGTGGATGCTATCTGCTAA
- the prfB gene encoding peptide chain release factor 2 (programmed frameshift) — protein MQDILSELKSRILSDMVRLDIAAKELEITELESASASPDFWQDQQNAQKAMKKLAANKRVSEVWRGLEQRVNDLLELFALTHEDPSLGNEIEREVNTLTAEIDTLEVGLAFSGQYDSRNALLTVHAGAGGVESQDWAGMLLRMFMRWAEKKGFGMEVLDQSPGEEAGIKSATLQIEGEYAYGFLKSEHGVHRLIRLSPFDADHARHTSFALVEVMPEAEDSVDIDIKPEDIKIDMFRSSGPGGQNVQKVSTAVRVTHIPSGIVVASQTERSQHQNREIAMRILASKLLAVEIAKRAEERAKIKGERISAEWGNQIRSYVLHPYKMVKDHRTDYEVGNAEAVLEGELDGFINAYLRQNIGREE, from the exons ATGCAAGACATATTAAGTGAACTTAAGAGCCGCATTCTTTCCGATATGGTGCGACTT GACATTGCTGCTAAAGAACTGGAAATAACCGAACTGGAAAGTGCCTCTGCCAGCCCTGATTTCTGGCAGGACCAGCAAAATGCCCAGAAGGCTATGAAAAAGCTGGCCGCCAACAAGCGGGTTTCAGAGGTTTGGCGGGGTTTGGAGCAGCGGGTAAATGACCTCTTGGAGCTGTTTGCATTAACTCACGAAGACCCTTCTTTAGGGAATGAAATAGAGCGTGAGGTGAATACTCTTACTGCCGAGATTGATACTCTGGAAGTAGGCTTAGCTTTTTCCGGCCAGTATGACAGCCGGAATGCCTTGCTTACGGTGCATGCCGGAGCGGGCGGGGTGGAGTCTCAGGACTGGGCTGGTATGCTTCTGCGGATGTTTATGCGCTGGGCAGAAAAGAAGGGTTTTGGTATGGAAGTACTAGACCAGAGCCCCGGTGAAGAAGCCGGTATAAAGAGTGCCACTCTGCAGATAGAGGGTGAATATGCTTATGGCTTTCTGAAGAGCGAGCATGGGGTGCATCGCCTTATCAGGCTTTCCCCATTTGACGCTGACCACGCCCGCCATACTTCGTTTGCTTTGGTAGAGGTAATGCCTGAAGCCGAAGACAGTGTGGATATTGATATAAAACCGGAAGATATTAAAATTGATATGTTCCGTTCCAGCGGTCCGGGCGGACAGAATGTTCAGAAAGTTTCAACAGCGGTGCGGGTTACCCACATACCTTCGGGGATTGTGGTTGCCAGCCAGACAGAGCGCAGCCAGCACCAGAACCGTGAAATTGCCATGCGGATACTGGCCTCCAAGCTGCTGGCGGTGGAGATTGCCAAGCGGGCGGAAGAACGTGCCAAGATTAAAGGTGAGCGTATTTCTGCCGAATGGGGCAATCAGATACGCAGTTACGTGCTCCACCCCTATAAAATGGTCAAAGACCACCGGACAGATTATGAGGTGGGTAATGCGGAAGCTGTACTTGAAGGTGAACTGGACGGCTTTATAAATGCCTATCTCAGGCAGAATATAGGAAGGGAAGAATGA
- a CDS encoding aminotransferase class I/II-fold pyridoxal phosphate-dependent enzyme has product MEIKPFELERYFARHEFSARYLMSSSDCEPLALSALLALADTECRSLWQNLKLGYTYSDGHPLLRNEIAKLYQITAPADILTAVPEEGIFIALNCLLKKGDHVICTFPGYQSLYQLAETLGCEVSYWIPEEENRWRFNPDFLAQNIRPNTSLVITNFPHNPTGAMPDREDYARILEIINQHNLWHFSDEMYRLMEYAPDTRLPAACDQSSKAVSLGGLSKSFGLPGLRSGWLACRDEDMLSKMAGFKDYTTICGSATDEILSVIALRNKQTIISSQLNRLNQNLTLLEDFMGRHKTDFIWVKPKAGSVCFPRLNKNSLCMDFCRQVLAKAGIMLLPSEVYGYGQNHFRIGFGRADFPEVLQVFEDYITANSTL; this is encoded by the coding sequence TTGGAGATAAAACCCTTTGAACTGGAACGTTACTTTGCCCGGCATGAGTTTTCCGCCAGATACCTTATGTCAAGCTCAGACTGCGAACCGCTGGCACTCTCTGCTCTGCTGGCACTGGCGGATACCGAGTGCCGCAGTCTCTGGCAAAACCTGAAGTTGGGATATACCTATTCAGACGGACACCCCCTGCTCAGGAATGAAATAGCCAAACTGTATCAAATAACCGCCCCGGCGGATATCTTAACCGCCGTACCCGAAGAGGGCATTTTTATAGCTTTAAACTGCTTGCTTAAAAAAGGCGACCACGTTATCTGCACCTTTCCCGGTTACCAGTCACTCTACCAGCTGGCGGAAACCCTGGGCTGCGAAGTAAGCTACTGGATTCCGGAAGAAGAAAACAGATGGAGATTCAACCCTGATTTTCTGGCTCAAAACATCCGCCCGAATACCAGCCTGGTAATTACAAATTTCCCACACAACCCTACCGGGGCAATGCCGGACAGGGAAGACTACGCCCGCATACTGGAAATAATAAACCAGCATAATCTTTGGCACTTTTCAGATGAAATGTACCGCCTGATGGAGTATGCCCCTGATACCCGCCTGCCTGCCGCCTGTGACCAATCCTCAAAGGCGGTCAGCCTGGGAGGGCTTTCAAAATCATTCGGCCTGCCGGGACTGCGGAGCGGCTGGCTTGCCTGCCGGGATGAAGATATGCTTTCCAAAATGGCCGGATTTAAAGACTATACTACCATCTGCGGCAGTGCCACAGACGAAATACTGTCTGTAATAGCCCTTAGAAACAAGCAAACAATTATATCTTCCCAACTGAACAGGCTAAACCAAAACTTAACGCTGCTTGAAGACTTTATGGGCAGGCACAAGACGGATTTCATCTGGGTAAAGCCCAAAGCCGGTTCGGTCTGCTTTCCCCGCCTGAATAAGAATAGCCTCTGTATGGATTTTTGCCGTCAGGTTCTAGCAAAAGCAGGTATCATGCTTTTGCCTTCGGAAGTGTACGGCTATGGCCAAAACCACTTCCGTATCGGGTTCGGACGGGCAGATTTCCCTGAGGTGCTTCAGGTCTTTGAGGACTATATAACGGCAAACTCAACCCTCTAA
- the nfi gene encoding deoxyribonuclease V (cleaves DNA at apurinic or apyrimidinic sites), with protein MNVKIKKLHDWDMTPSQAIALQRELAQKVSVCGTLPDIHLVAGADVWHSRTSGMGRAAVVVLSYPDMQLVEVSRSEGHCHFPYIPGLLSFREMPLLLSAFEGLENIPDLILMDGQGLAHPRRLGIASHLGLFLNKPVIGCAKSRLIGEYTALDESAGSFSDLYHNTELIGRVMRTRQGVNPLFISVGHKICLEEACSMVAECCRGYRLPEPTRQAHLAAAELI; from the coding sequence GTGAATGTGAAAATTAAAAAGCTTCATGATTGGGATATGACGCCCTCTCAGGCAATAGCTCTCCAGCGTGAGCTGGCCCAGAAAGTGTCTGTTTGCGGTACTCTTCCGGATATACATCTGGTTGCCGGAGCAGATGTCTGGCACAGCCGCACTTCAGGTATGGGCAGGGCAGCAGTAGTGGTGCTTAGTTATCCCGACATGCAGCTGGTGGAAGTGAGCCGTTCCGAAGGGCATTGCCATTTCCCGTATATACCCGGCTTGCTCTCATTCCGGGAGATGCCCCTTCTGCTTTCTGCCTTTGAGGGGCTGGAAAATATACCTGATTTAATTCTGATGGACGGGCAGGGTTTAGCTCACCCCAGGCGGCTGGGTATTGCCTCGCATCTGGGGCTTTTTTTAAATAAACCGGTTATCGGTTGCGCCAAAAGCCGTTTGATAGGTGAATATACCGCTCTGGACGAAAGTGCCGGCAGTTTTTCAGATTTGTATCATAACACAGAGCTGATAGGGCGGGTTATGCGCACCCGCCAGGGGGTAAACCCTTTGTTTATCTCTGTGGGGCACAAAATTTGCCTTGAGGAAGCCTGCAGTATGGTTGCAGAATGCTGCCGGGGATACCGTCTGCCCGAACCCACCCGTCAGGCTCACCTGGCGGCTGCCGAGCTGATTTAA